TTGTCATAATCAAGGTTAAAATGACCAAACAGACGGGCCAGTGCTTTCTGCAAATGATTTTTCTGCAACAAATTTGTAGAAGAGTCTTTTCTACAACCGCTTCAACGTGGTTGTTTTCTGAAAGTATCAATATTTTCTTTTTTGTCCTACCGTATACATGTcaaatttcctttttttttctctgccaGAGGCACATTGATTTCATTACAAAGGCAAATGATGTAAAAATACTACTGTTAGGGCAAATTAATTAAATATTAGCTCATTCAGATATACATTACTAGTACATATCAACCTGGAGAAGTAATTAACCTGCATAACAGAGATGGCACCATTTTGATCTTTATAATCCACAATACACAAATGAAACCAGAGACGAACACCACTGTGCATATACATATCCTACACACAAACATCACCATCACAGACACGTAAAGGAAACCTATAACTCAGCAGATACGATCGCGCACGCGGGCGTGCTCTATCTAGCACTGGTCCTCCGCTAGCTGCCTGAAATTTATGGGCGCTGCGAAGTGCAGCGAGCCGTTGTAGATGGCCGCGGCGGCGAGCTTGGACGTGGCGTGCGTCGGGTGCAGCAAGTCCCAGAAGAGGTACTCGTGCCGGTTGTCGCACAGCGTGGCGTTGGGCGTGCAGCCCGACTTGCCGTTGAACTTGCCGGAGCCGCAGCATGCCGTGGTCACCTCCTTGAAACCTGCAGAACCAAGCTTGGCATCAGCCTGTTAAGTCTGAACTTTTGGCCTGAAGAACGCATTTGTAACGACCAGTTCTCGTATAGTAAATTAAGTTGATGTACCTAGTCTTTGGgggtgcttcatgatgctctgcACGACGGCGTGGGAGCTCCCGATGGAGTACTTGAGGCCACCCAAGCTCACGCTGAGGCCATGCATGGCGTCCTTGACGCCCTTGTTGAGCCCACGGGTCAGCTCGTTGAGGACGTCGATGCAGGCACCGAGAGGGTGCAGGCTTCTCGGGTAGGGGCAGCACCCGATCGGCGGGACGTCGATCACGGCCAACTTCCTCGCCCCGAGGCCGAACAGAGCCTGCCATACAGTGCACGCCATTCCGGTGAGATCTTACATCTTAAGTACTGTAGTGACACGAGCCTGGTAACCAAATATGTACCTTCACATGGTTTTTGTACTGCGAAACAAGGTCGGCGGTGAACATCTGCTTCTGCGCGGCCGTCGGCGTGCTGTTGGCCGAGAAGAAGGCAAATATGTCGTTGCCGCCGGTGCTGATGAGGAACAGGGACCTCGACAGCACCTTGTCGGCCGCCTCTGCGCCGATGCGCGCAGAGATGTTGCACCGCAGAGTGGCGAACTGCTCGACCTGCTTGCTCATGGCGACGATGGCGTCGCCCTGCACGAAATCATGGCTTGAGCGTTCACTGCTTTGGGTAGCGTCTACTATTCGGCATGGATGGTGAGTCGTCTCAAAAACAATGAACTCTGGGTAGCGTCTTACCGTGGTGTCGAGAATGCCTGATCCTGCAGAGGCGAAGTTTGCTCCCAGCAGCCCTCGCGCGATCTGCCTGTTGGTTCTGTTGGCCACCGAGAGGAACGGCGGGGGGCTGCGCTTGAATCCCATCTTCAGAGCTGCCAAGGTTGACAGAGAATTTCGGTCACCAGTTGCGTACCAAAACACATGCTACTTAAGATATTGTACCCCATACAGAACATCAGAGTTTTCAGTGGAGATTGAATGGATGTCATAGTTGTTGACTCCAAGAATGTTGTGACCATCTATCTATCAGATAATGAATTTGAATTTGCAACAACACGTGTTTTATAATGGTTGGCATTTTTATCATCCCCTCGTTGAGGTtgcttcctaaatataagtctttgtaaagatttcactagtgcactacatacggatgtatatagacatactttagaatgtacattcaatcattttgctctatATGTAGACATCTAGTAAAATCGtttgaaagacttatatttaggaacggagggagtacttgatagtactccctccctccgtcccaaaataagtgtcttaagcttaatatAACTTTGTATACTAGAGCtaatacaaagttaagacagttattttaggaCAGAGGTAGTACTTCGTAAGTACTAGTATCGATGACATCGGTACTGAAATTTGTACGGATCCTTCTCCTAAATCAAGGGTAAATTAGTCCATATGCcttttttgaaataaaatatttaatttaAGCAGTGAGGCCGTGGGGCGTCGGCGGCTGGCTGACGAAAGGACGACAAATCTCGCCGGACACGTCGGAGAGCATGAGAAGGAGGGTGAGGACTTGGATCCGACGAAGACCTTAAACTGGATCGAATAGATGTGGATCTAGTCGTGGTGACCGTTTGGAAAAAATATATTTGTCCTGAACTATTATACCCTTCTCGAAATAAAATTAttaaatttaattaatttaaatCCCCAAAAGATATGATAgctaatctatacctaataataaagcggctattgcttccgtcgaaaaacccaccacagtatttttataaaaaaaactctgcaatttttgttattcaacccgcgcttcatcatttatctgtAACGTAAAAAGAAAAAACGATTcgttgcaaaaattatacccgtacgcatcgcttcCTCCGTCGATCCTggaccaccctggcctgtgcccaggccgccgccacaccattcgccgtcgcggccgacctcaaccgccaccgctgccgatctcaacccacccgcctccgcggccgtacctctccccgctcactgcccccgttgcggcgctcgagcgcatcgcgtcgaccctggtccaccctggcttgtgtccaggccgctgccacaccacttgccgccgcggccgacctcaaccacctgaCTAATTTTGGCAAGCCAAAGTGTGGCAAGCCATCAACGTGTGGCAAGTCACAAAGTGTCGCTGAAAAAGGAATGCCAAACTTTGGCAAAAGTTGACAAAAAATTTGACTCTATAACAAATGGGTCATATGGACAATAAAGTGTGCAAGC
This genomic stretch from Hordeum vulgare subsp. vulgare chromosome 6H, MorexV3_pseudomolecules_assembly, whole genome shotgun sequence harbors:
- the LOC123403272 gene encoding GDSL esterase/lipase At5g55050-like, with product MAMATASPARMVPVLLALAALCAAEASPAKVPAMYVFGDSTADVGSNNYLPGVAVPRANFPHNGVDFPTSRPTGRFSNGYNGIDFLALKMGFKRSPPPFLSVANRTNRQIARGLLGANFASAGSGILDTTGDAIVAMSKQVEQFATLRCNISARIGAEAADKVLSRSLFLISTGGNDIFAFFSANSTPTAAQKQMFTADLVSQYKNHVKALFGLGARKLAVIDVPPIGCCPYPRSLHPLGACIDVLNELTRGLNKGVKDAMHGLSVSLGGLKYSIGSSHAVVQSIMKHPQRLGFKEVTTACCGSGKFNGKSGCTPNATLCDNRHEYLFWDLLHPTHATSKLAAAAIYNGSLHFAAPINFRQLAEDQC